The nucleotide window GTTTGATGTCCATGCCCGTCGGCGCGGAAGCCACCGGTCTGGGTGTCGTGGACGACTTGAATGGCTGGACCTACATCACCACCAATTTCCAACACCCCGGTGACTGGATTCCCAAGTTGCACGGCAAAGTGCAAGCCACGCTGGACCCGTTGGTGCGTGCCAACTACAAAAACCGCTTCGGTGCAGCGGTGGGTTATTTGACGGGTGCTCCCGCAGCCATCAAGCTGGGCTGAACGATCGTCACATGAATGAAAAAGCCGGGCAGTGCCCGGCTTTTTCATGGTGCAAGAGAGGCTCTTAGAGCATGGGCATTTCAGCCGGATGCCGCTGACCGTCCTTCTCTTCCATATAACCCCTGCCGTCTTTCACGCCCTTTTTGCCGAGCACTTGCCAGGCGGTGCGCTGGTTCACCAGTTGGGCCAGGAACTCCAGCTCTTCGTCGGTGTGGTTGATGGCCTTGGCGGGCGTCAGTGAACGGCCGTTTTTCGGAGTGACTTCGCCCCAGAAAGCCTGGTGATAGTCGGAGCGGCTGGTGGTCTTGTCCCGGCCGGAGCTCATGTCCACCGTGCCATAACAGTTGCAGAAATAGCTGCGGCCTTCCTGGTTGGCAAAGATCTCGGTGTACACGCCGGTACCGCGGATGCCTGCGGTCAGGGTTGGCGTGATGATCTGGCGGCTGGTGCCCTTGCCCCACACGCTGATTACAGCGCCTGTCACCAAACGCAGCAGGCTCACGGCGCTCAAGGTGTTGCCACGTTCCACTGTCATCATGGAGTTCTGGCGCACGTGGAAAGACGAATTGCCCAGCACAAAAATCAGGCTGGAGCCCGGGCCGGTGGCGATCTGGTCGCCAGTTTGCACTGACTGCCCGTTCACCAGACGGCCGCCGTTGACCGTGGCGTCACCCACCAGTTCCACCACATTGCTGCGTGATTGCGCTTGTGCGGCACCAAAGCCGCCCATCGCGGTCCAGGCTGCGGCAGATTGCAGAAAACTGCGGCGCTGGAACCACAGCACCTCGGATTCAGTGCGGCCTTGCAAATGGTGCTGCGTCATGGGGTGTCTCCGGTAGTGGAAAGGTCAAAACTGTCGCTGTACGTGAAATAGAGGGAGGTAAAAAACATGGCTGCTATCAGCAGGATGGCCGGAAACAGCAGGGCGGCCGTGGCATCTGCACTGCCCCACAACGCGCCCATGGTCGCCACCAGCATACCCACGGCCAGGAATACAGCCATCCAGACCAACCCGAATACCGTGAAGGCCCAGAAATTGCGCATGCAGGCCACCAGGCTGAAAAACAGGCTCTTGACCGGCGACACGCCATGCCAGTGCACCAGTGCCGGGGCATGCCAGAACATCAGCGACAAAGGCATGTACAGCGCCAGGAACAGCAGCAGCGCGATCTGAAAATTGGGCTCCTGCAGGGTCTCGGCGTTAAACGCCCCGCCCAGCAGATACAGCTTGGCCAGTTGGCCGCCATCCACCAGCGCAGTCAGTCCCATGGTGCCCAGAAATCCCAGCGCATACAGGGCGCCCAGCACCAGCATGGCCTGGGTTTGCGGGCGTCCGGCACGAAAGGCGCTGAACAACATCAGGGGCATGGGGAACTTGCCCTCGGTGGCCTGCTGGCTCGCAGCCATCAGGCCCAGTGTGGCCGCCGGCATAAACGCCAGGGCCAGCGCACTGCCAATGAAGGGGACCATGCTCAGGATGGACATGGTGGCCATGAACATGAAGAACATGCCTGCCAGCGCCAATGGCTGTTTGAAGAAGGTCCGTATGCCCAGCTTGACCCACTGGCTTCCCCGGCTGGCCGGGACGATTTGGAGCTTCATGCGGCAAGGCTTTCGGTGGTTTCCACCACAGGCAGGGTCAGAGGGTGTTGGATACGCTGGCGCAGTACCCGCTCGAAATGGCTGGGGTCATGTGCTTTGAGCATGGAGGCTTCGCGTGGCAGGTGCAGGTCCCAGAGGCGTGAGAGCCAGAAGCGCAGTGCACCGGCGCGCGCCATGGCGGGCAGCAGCGTGCGTTCTTGCGCTTTCAGCGGGCGCACGGCGGTGTAGGCGTCCAGGAAGGCGGCGGTGCGCTCGGCATCCGTCGCGCCGGTTTCCAGATCAATACACCAATCGTTGAGGCACACCGCAATGTCGAACAGCCAAGCGTCGTTGCCGGCAAAGTAGAAATCGAAGAAACCGGTGAGGGCGGGCGTGTGCGCTGCATCGGCCGCCACCTCGAACATCACGTTGTCGCGGAACAGGTCGGCGTGGATGGCGCCTTGTGGCAGGGCGCCATAGGCCGACTGCGTGGCCACGTGGTTCTGGTAGGCCAGTTCGCTTTGCAGCAGCGCCGCCTGGGCGGGCTCCAGAAAAGGCAGCACCACGGGCACCGTCTCGTTCCACCAGGGCAGGGCGCGCAGGTTGGGCTGCTGCATCGAATAGTCACGCCCGGCCAAATGCATGCGGGCCAGCATGCTGCCTACCAGCGTGCAATGCGCGGCGTCAGGGCGCAGTTCGCTCTTGCCGCGCAGGCGGTTGACCACGGCAGCGGGCTTGCCATTCAGGTGGTGTAGCACGTCGCCGTCGCGGTTGGCGGCCGGGTCCGGCACGGGAATGCCGTGGTGGGCCAGGTGTTTCATCAGCCGCAGGTAAAACGGCAACTGCTCGGCGCTGAGCCGCTCGAACAGGGTCAGCACATAGGCGCCCTGGTCGGTGGTGACGAAATAGTTGGTGTTTTCAATGCCGCCCGAACACCCCTCCATGGATTGGAGGGTGCCCAGGGCAAGACTTTGCAAAAATTGGTTGGCTTCCTCGAAGGAAACCTCTGTGTAAACCGCCATGGCCGAATTGTAGGGCCCATGCCGGAACCGGCCGTCTGTGGGACAGGCAAAATGGCCCTATGAGTGAAACTGTCAAAACCCTGCTGCTGGTCGATGGCTCCAGCTACCTCTACCGCGCCTTTTTTGCCGGTGGCGAAACCATGAGCATCACGCTGCCCGACGGCACGGTGCAAAAGACCGGTGCCATCCGCATCATGATCAACATGATGAACAGCCTGCGCAAGGAAGTGCCGGCCGATTACGTGGCCTGTGTGTTTGACGCCAAGGGCCCGACCTTTCGCGACGCCATCTACCCCCAATACAAGGCGCACCGCGACCCCATGCCCGACGACCTGCGCAGCCAGATCGCACCCATCCACGAGGTGGTGCGCCACCTGGGCTGGACCGTACTGGACGTGCCCGGCGTGGAGGCCGACGACGTGATCGGCACGCTGGCCGTCACCGCAGCCAACCAGGGCATCGAAGTGATCGTGAGCAGCGGCGATAAAGACCTGGCGCAACTGGTCAACGAACGCATCACCATCATCGACACCATGAACGGCAAGCGCCGCGACCTGGCCGGTGTGCAGGCAGAGTTCGGAATACCCGCCCACCTGATGCTGGATTACCAGAACCTGGTGGGTGACACCGTGGACAACGTGCCCGGCGTGCCCAAAGTGGGCCCCAAGACGGCCGTGAAGTGGCTGCTGGAATACGGCTCGCTGCAAGCCGTGGTGGACAACGCGGACAAGATTGGCGGCGTCGTGGGCGAGAACCTGCGCAAGACGCTGGACTGGCTGCCGACAGGCCGCAGCCTGCTGACTATCAAGACCGACTGCGACCTGAAAGACTGGCTGCCCGATCTGCCTGCTATGGATTCCATAGCTGTCGGCGCAGAAGATACGGGGGCTTTGGTCACTTTTTATGAGAAATATGGATTCAAAGGATTGGCCAAGTCACTCAGCGGCGCCAGTGCCGACGCGGGCACACCGGCCGCCGCGCCCAAGGCTGGCAAGGCCAAGGCGTCTGCCCCGGGCCTGTTTGATGAAGCCGAGCCTGCCGCAGCTGCGCCTGCACCCCGTGCCAGCAACCTGGCCTACGACACCATCCTGACCTGGGAGATGTTCGACACCTGGTTAGCCAAGCTGGAAGCCGCCGAGCTGGTTGCGCTGGACACCGAAACCACCTCGCTCGATGAAATGCGTGCCGAGATTGTTGGCATATCGTTCAGCGTGGAGCCGGGCCAAGCGGCCTACATTCCGGTGTCCCACCGGTACCCGGACGCACCGGAACAACTGAACCGCGAAGAGGTGCTGGCCAAACTCAAACCCTGGCTGGAAAACCCCAAGGCACTGAAGCTGGGCCAACACATGAAATACGACCGCCATGTGTTTGCCAACCACGGCATCGAGGTGCAGGGCTACGCGCACGACACCATGCTGCAAAGCTACGTGCTGGAAGTGCATATGCCGCATGGCCTGTCCAGCTTGGCAGACCGGCATCTGGGGCGCAGCGGCATCACGTATGAAGATTTGTGCGGCAAGGGCGCGAACCAGATTCCGTTTGACCAGGTCGATATTGCCAAGGCCGCTGAATACTCCTGCGAAGACTCGGACCAGACGCTGGACGTGCACCGCGTGCTGTGGCCGCAACTGCAGGCCAACGACAAACTCAAGTTCATCTACGAACTGGAAATCGCCAGCAGCGAAACCCTGTACCGCATCGAGCGCAACGGCGTGTTGATTGACGCGCCCACCTTGGCCAAACAAAGTCATGAGCTGGGCCAGCGCATCCTGCAACTGGAAACCGAGGCGTACGAGATTGCAGGGCAACCGTTCAACCTGAGCAGCCCCAAGCAGTTGGGCGAAATTTTCTTTGACAAGCTGGGCATGCCGGTGGTCAAGAAGACCGCGACGGGCGCGCGCAGCACCGATGAAGAGGTTCTGGAGAAGCTGGCCGAGGACTACCCACTGCCCGCCAAGCTGCTGGAGCACCGCGGACTGGCCAAACTCAAGGGCACCTACACCGACAAGCTGGCGCAACTGGCGTTGCCAAGCGATGGCCGTGTGCACACACATTACGCCCAGGCCGTGGCCGTGACAGGACGCTTGAGCAGCAACGACCCTAACTTGCAGAACATCCCGATCCGCACCGCGGAAGGCCGCCGCGTGCGTGAGGCCTTTGTGGCACCTGCTGGCTCGGTGATTGCCAGCGCCGATTACTCACAGATCGAGCTGCGCATCATGGCCCACATCAGCGACGATGCGGCATTGCTCAAGGCCTTCCATGACGGGCTGGACGTGCACCGCGCCACGGCCGCTGAAGTGTTTGGCGTGCCGGTGGACCAGGTGAGCAGTGAGCAGCGGCGCTACGCCAAGGTCATCAACTTCGGCCTGATCTACGGCATGAGCGCCTTTGGCCTGGCGCGCAATCTGGGCATCGACAACACCGCGGCCAAGAACTACATCGCGCGTTACTTTGAGCGTTACCCGGGCGTCAAGACCTATATGGAAACCACACGCGAGCTGGCCAAAAGCCAAGGCTATGTGGAAACCGTGTTTGGCCGGCGTTTGCAGCTGGCCGGTATCAAGACCGCCAAGGGTGCGCAATTGGCAGGGCTGGAGCGGGCCGCGATCAACGCACCCATGCAGGGCACAGCGGCGGACCTGATCAAGCTCAGCATGAACAAGGTGCAGCAGGTGCTGGACGCCGAAAAACGCGCCACCAAGATGATCATGCAGGTGCACGATGAACTGGTGTTTGAGGTGCCGGACCACGAGGTGGAGTGGCTCAAGACCGAAATCCCACGCTTGATGGCCGGTGTGGCGGACCTCAAAGTGCCGCTGCTGGCCGAGGTGGGGGTGGGCCCCAACTGGGACAAGGCGCATTGAAAAGACGGTGGCTCTACAGCTTGCCATGTGTCACAGAGCGAGGCCTAGAATGCAGCACCGCATGCTGGTCACCGCCTGGGTTGGATGACAGGAATGCAGGGGTTGGTTGGGTGTGTGGAAGTGGTTTGGCGTAACTAAGAATGGAGTTGATATGGCTGCCTTTTTCAATAACGTATCGGTGGGCAAGCGTCTGGGTGCGGCATTCGCACTGGTTCTGGCGCTGTCCATTGTCGTCATCCTTGTAAGCCTGTCACGTCTGAGTGCGGTGGCGGACGCCAGCCGAGAAATGATTGCCAGTCCGATCAAGACGGAGCGCATCATCGGCGACTGGTATCGCAATATTTATGCGGGTATTCGCCGCACATCGGCCATTGCGCGCAGCAGCGATCCGTCCCTCGCTGCTTTTTTTGCGGAAGACCAGGCTGCATCTACCAAGAGCTCCACGGAATACCAAAAGATGCTCGAAGAGTTGATGGAAACTGACAAGGAGAAGGCCTTGTATGCGGCGGTCGGAGAGCAACGCAAGGCCTACATCCAGGTGAGGGATGCGGTCGTCAATCTGAAGAAGGAAGGTAAAGCGGAAGAGTCTCTGAAGCTGATGGAGGAAAAGTTCGTTCCGGCTGGAAAGGTATATCAAGCCAAGATGGAAGAGCTGCTGACCATGCAGCGCCAAGAGATTGATGAAATCGGTAAATCCATTGATGAGATTTACAAATCAAGCCGCACGTTGATGATTGCTTTAGGCGTCGTCAGCGTTTTACTCGGACTGACGGTGGCCTGGCTCCTGTCCAACAGCATTACGCGCCCACTGAACCAAGCCAGTGCTGTAGCACGGCAAGTGGCCGAAGGTGACCTGACGACCCATATTGACAACCAGCGCACGGATGAAGTGGGGCAGTTGCTCAGCAGCCTGCAGGACATGCAAACCAGCCTGGTCAAGGTGGTCAGCAATGTACGCAGTGGCTCCGAATCCGTCGCTACCGCCAGCGCCGAAATAGCCCAAGGCAACAACGACCTGAGTGCCCGCACCGAACAACAAGCCTCTGCGCTGGAAGAAACCGCGGCCAGCATGGAAGAACTAGGCTCCACCGTCAAACAAAACGCGGACAGTGCCCGCCAGGCCAATCAACTCGCCATGAACGCCTCTACCGTCGCCATCAAGGGCGGCGAAGTGGTCGGTCAGGTGGTCGAGACCATGAAAGGCATCAACGAATCCAGCCGCAAGATCAGCGACATCATCAGCGTGATCGACGGTATTGCCTTCCAGACCAACATCCTGGCCCTGAATGCCGCGGTGGAAGCCGCCAGAGCGGGCGAACAAGGGCGCGGCTTTGCGGTGGTGGCCAGTGAAGTCCGAAGCTTGGCCGGCCGTTCTGCCGAAGCCGCCAAAGAGATCAAGAGCCTGATCGGCGCCAGTGTGGAGCGGGTGGAACAGGGAACTGCGCTGGTCGACCAGGCGGGCACCACCATGACCGAGGTGGTCAGTTCCATCAAGCGGGTGACTGACATCATGGGAGAGATCAGCGCGGCCAGCAACGAACAGGCTTCTGGCGTCGCTCAGGTAGGCGAGGCGGTGACCCAGATGGACCAGGCCACGCAGCAGAATGCGGCGCTGGTGGAAGAGATGGCGGCAGCGGCATCGAGCCTGAAGAGCCAGGCCAATGAGCTGGTGCAGGTGGTGGCCGTGTTCAAACTTGGCGCCGCAGACCAGACGGTGACCCGTTCGCCAAGCCCCGTTGTTCACAAGGCCGCACCAGTGAAGGTGGCTGCGCGTAGTGCCCCCGCTGCTGCGGGTGCAAAGGCATCCGTCAAGGCCATGCCCGCCAAGCCTGTGCCGAAAGCTGCCGCCACTAAGGTGGCGAGCCTGTCTGCGCCCAAGGCCAGCGCCAAGGTCACCCCCGCGGGCGGAGATGACGATTGGGAAACCTTTTAACTTTGAAGCCACCGCGCACCGGGATTCCCCCGGTTTGCACGGAGTTTTATTGCTTGCCTACACGCATCCGCCTTTTACCAACCCTAGGAGACACGCATGTTTGAAGAATTGAAGAACAGCATCCAATCCCTCTTGCCCGGCCAGAGCACGGAAAACGGTGCCACCCGCCGTACCGCCCTGAAAACGGCGTTGGGTGTCGGCTACGCGGCAACGGCCATGCCCATCATGGCGCAGACGGCCATCCAGACATCTACACAGGGGCTCGCCGCGGGAGAAGGCATTTACGACATGGAGGGCTTTTCGGTGCCCTTCTATTACGCCGCCCCAGAAGGCAAGAAGAACCTGCCCGTGATACTGGTGGTGCAGGAAATCTTTGGCGTGCATGAATACATTGCCGATACCTGCCGCCGTTTTGCCAAGGCCGGTTATTTGGCCATCGCCCCGGATCTGTACGCCCGCCAAGGCGATGCGTCCAAATACACCGACATCGGCAAGCTGATCGCGGAAGTGGTCAACAAAGTGCCCGATGAACAGGTCATGGCCGATCTGGACGGTGCCATCGCCTGGGCTGCCGAAAACGGTGGCAATGTGAAAAAGGTGGGCATTACCGGTTTCTGCTGGGGTGGCCGTATCACCTGGCTCTACGCCGAGCAAAGCAAGAAGGTCAAGGCTGGCGTGGCTTGGTACGGGCGCCTCGTCGGTGCGCCGTCTGCACTCACGCCCAAACACCCGCTGGAACTGGCGGCCAGCCTCAAGGCGCCGGTCTTGGGTCTGTACGGCGGGCAGGACGGCGGCATTCCGCTCACCACGGTGAATGAAATGAAGGATGCCCTGGCAGCCGCCAAGGGCAACAAGGCCGCTGCAGCTTCGGAATTTGTGGTGTACCCACAGGCACCGCACGCCTTCCACGCCGACTACCGCTCCAGCTACCGCAAGGAAGCGGCAGAAGACGGCTTCCAGCGCGCGCTGGCATGGTTCAAGGCCAAGGGAGTCGCGTGACCCTCATTGCGATTCTGATAGGTACTTTGGCGGCGGGCATTGGCAGTGTCTGGGTAGCCGCCGCCCTGAGCTTCGGGCCGCTGGCACGCTACACCCAGCACATGCTGAGTCTGGCCGCCGGGGCCCTGTTGGCCACGGCCTTCATGCACCTGCTGCCCGAGGCGTTCGAGAGCCAGGCCGGTGCGCAGGAGCTGTTCATGGCCCTGCTCATCGGGCTGGTGTTTTTCTTTTTGCTGGACAAGGCCGAGCTGTGGCACCACGGCCATGAGCACCACCACGGCGGCGAGGCAGACCATGCGCACGCACATGCTGACGATCACCACCATGGGCATTCGCATGCCCCGGTCACTGGTAGCTGGGCGGTTCTCACCGGTGACAGCGTGCATTGTTTTGGCGACGG belongs to Rhodoferax saidenbachensis and includes:
- a CDS encoding iron dicitrate transport regulator FecR, which codes for MTQHHLQGRTESEVLWFQRRSFLQSAAAWTAMGGFGAAQAQSRSNVVELVGDATVNGGRLVNGQSVQTGDQIATGPGSSLIFVLGNSSFHVRQNSMMTVERGNTLSAVSLLRLVTGAVISVWGKGTSRQIITPTLTAGIRGTGVYTEIFANQEGRSYFCNCYGTVDMSSGRDKTTSRSDYHQAFWGEVTPKNGRSLTPAKAINHTDEELEFLAQLVNQRTAWQVLGKKGVKDGRGYMEEKDGQRHPAEMPML
- the polA gene encoding DNA polymerase I; protein product: MSETVKTLLLVDGSSYLYRAFFAGGETMSITLPDGTVQKTGAIRIMINMMNSLRKEVPADYVACVFDAKGPTFRDAIYPQYKAHRDPMPDDLRSQIAPIHEVVRHLGWTVLDVPGVEADDVIGTLAVTAANQGIEVIVSSGDKDLAQLVNERITIIDTMNGKRRDLAGVQAEFGIPAHLMLDYQNLVGDTVDNVPGVPKVGPKTAVKWLLEYGSLQAVVDNADKIGGVVGENLRKTLDWLPTGRSLLTIKTDCDLKDWLPDLPAMDSIAVGAEDTGALVTFYEKYGFKGLAKSLSGASADAGTPAAAPKAGKAKASAPGLFDEAEPAAAAPAPRASNLAYDTILTWEMFDTWLAKLEAAELVALDTETTSLDEMRAEIVGISFSVEPGQAAYIPVSHRYPDAPEQLNREEVLAKLKPWLENPKALKLGQHMKYDRHVFANHGIEVQGYAHDTMLQSYVLEVHMPHGLSSLADRHLGRSGITYEDLCGKGANQIPFDQVDIAKAAEYSCEDSDQTLDVHRVLWPQLQANDKLKFIYELEIASSETLYRIERNGVLIDAPTLAKQSHELGQRILQLETEAYEIAGQPFNLSSPKQLGEIFFDKLGMPVVKKTATGARSTDEEVLEKLAEDYPLPAKLLEHRGLAKLKGTYTDKLAQLALPSDGRVHTHYAQAVAVTGRLSSNDPNLQNIPIRTAEGRRVREAFVAPAGSVIASADYSQIELRIMAHISDDAALLKAFHDGLDVHRATAAEVFGVPVDQVSSEQRRYAKVINFGLIYGMSAFGLARNLGIDNTAAKNYIARYFERYPGVKTYMETTRELAKSQGYVETVFGRRLQLAGIKTAKGAQLAGLERAAINAPMQGTAADLIKLSMNKVQQVLDAEKRATKMIMQVHDELVFEVPDHEVEWLKTEIPRLMAGVADLKVPLLAEVGVGPNWDKAH
- a CDS encoding ZIP family metal transporter; this encodes MTLIAILIGTLAAGIGSVWVAAALSFGPLARYTQHMLSLAAGALLATAFMHLLPEAFESQAGAQELFMALLIGLVFFFLLDKAELWHHGHEHHHGGEADHAHAHADDHHHGHSHAPVTGSWAVLTGDSVHCFGDGILIASAFMADTRLGLLASVAVLAHEIPHHMGDLMVLRRGNSNRRMALVKVSLAGAVTALGGLVGFWLVDQLQDYLPYFLVIASSSFIYVALADLIPQLQRRLNAKETVVQVGWLLAGIALVGLVSQMPHGH
- a CDS encoding methyl-accepting chemotaxis protein, giving the protein MAAFFNNVSVGKRLGAAFALVLALSIVVILVSLSRLSAVADASREMIASPIKTERIIGDWYRNIYAGIRRTSAIARSSDPSLAAFFAEDQAASTKSSTEYQKMLEELMETDKEKALYAAVGEQRKAYIQVRDAVVNLKKEGKAEESLKLMEEKFVPAGKVYQAKMEELLTMQRQEIDEIGKSIDEIYKSSRTLMIALGVVSVLLGLTVAWLLSNSITRPLNQASAVARQVAEGDLTTHIDNQRTDEVGQLLSSLQDMQTSLVKVVSNVRSGSESVATASAEIAQGNNDLSARTEQQASALEETAASMEELGSTVKQNADSARQANQLAMNASTVAIKGGEVVGQVVETMKGINESSRKISDIISVIDGIAFQTNILALNAAVEAARAGEQGRGFAVVASEVRSLAGRSAEAAKEIKSLIGASVERVEQGTALVDQAGTTMTEVVSSIKRVTDIMGEISAASNEQASGVAQVGEAVTQMDQATQQNAALVEEMAAAASSLKSQANELVQVVAVFKLGAADQTVTRSPSPVVHKAAPVKVAARSAPAAAGAKASVKAMPAKPVPKAAATKVASLSAPKASAKVTPAGGDDDWETF
- a CDS encoding homoserine kinase, encoding MAVYTEVSFEEANQFLQSLALGTLQSMEGCSGGIENTNYFVTTDQGAYVLTLFERLSAEQLPFYLRLMKHLAHHGIPVPDPAANRDGDVLHHLNGKPAAVVNRLRGKSELRPDAAHCTLVGSMLARMHLAGRDYSMQQPNLRALPWWNETVPVVLPFLEPAQAALLQSELAYQNHVATQSAYGALPQGAIHADLFRDNVMFEVAADAAHTPALTGFFDFYFAGNDAWLFDIAVCLNDWCIDLETGATDAERTAAFLDAYTAVRPLKAQERTLLPAMARAGALRFWLSRLWDLHLPREASMLKAHDPSHFERVLRQRIQHPLTLPVVETTESLAA
- a CDS encoding dienelactone hydrolase family protein, whose product is MFEELKNSIQSLLPGQSTENGATRRTALKTALGVGYAATAMPIMAQTAIQTSTQGLAAGEGIYDMEGFSVPFYYAAPEGKKNLPVILVVQEIFGVHEYIADTCRRFAKAGYLAIAPDLYARQGDASKYTDIGKLIAEVVNKVPDEQVMADLDGAIAWAAENGGNVKKVGITGFCWGGRITWLYAEQSKKVKAGVAWYGRLVGAPSALTPKHPLELAASLKAPVLGLYGGQDGGIPLTTVNEMKDALAAAKGNKAAAASEFVVYPQAPHAFHADYRSSYRKEAAEDGFQRALAWFKAKGVA
- a CDS encoding BPSS1780 family membrane protein, which produces MKLQIVPASRGSQWVKLGIRTFFKQPLALAGMFFMFMATMSILSMVPFIGSALALAFMPAATLGLMAASQQATEGKFPMPLMLFSAFRAGRPQTQAMLVLGALYALGFLGTMGLTALVDGGQLAKLYLLGGAFNAETLQEPNFQIALLLFLALYMPLSLMFWHAPALVHWHGVSPVKSLFFSLVACMRNFWAFTVFGLVWMAVFLAVGMLVATMGALWGSADATAALLFPAILLIAAMFFTSLYFTYSDSFDLSTTGDTP